Proteins encoded in a region of the Triticum dicoccoides isolate Atlit2015 ecotype Zavitan chromosome 3A, WEW_v2.0, whole genome shotgun sequence genome:
- the LOC119268001 gene encoding uncharacterized protein LOC119268001, which yields MDAGGGGLGGFQWTAEEASTIGGIATVSLLHSFIPTHWLPFSIVGRAQRWPLSRTLLVTAFGAVLHVVSTALLGITAVTMANTIAGEETVHKLASLLLIFLGAGYILLFALGKGGHSHAHNHPMEKMAVAGLVLVPALSPCATTLPVFLAVGNSSSMMILAIIVLLFSTITVMTSLVALSFYGASQIKFHWVERYDKVLVGSVLCLVGVLTYVFHHHDGDEHSLHAHVHRKLVGP from the exons ATGGACGCTGGCGGCGGGGGCTTAGGCGGCTTCCAGTGGACCGCGGAGGAGGCTTCGACGATCGGGGGCATCGCGACGGTGTCGCTGCTGCACTCCTTCATCCCCACGCACTGGCTCCCCTTCTCCATCGTCGGGCGCGCCCAGCGCTGGCCGCTCTCCCGCACCCTCCTCGTCA CTGCATTTGGAGCAGTCCTTCATGTTGTATCGACCGCTCTTCTCGGGATAACTGCAGTTACTATGGCAAATACTATAGCAGGCGAGGAAACAGTGCATAAACTTGCCTCGCTGTTGCTAATATTTCTTGGAGCAGGTTACATTCTGTTGTTTGCGTTAGGAAAAGGTGGTCATAGCCATGCTCATAATCATCCAATGGAGAAGATGGCAGTCGCTGGTCTTGTACTTGTACCAGCATTATCACCCTGTGCAACTACTCTTCCAGTGTTTCTTGCTGTTGGCAACTCATCCTCGATGATGATTCTTGCGATCATTGTACTTCTCTtcag TACCATCACGGTGATGACGTCCCTGGTGGCTCTCTCATTTTATGGTGCTAGCCAGATCAAGTTTCACTGGGTGGAACGCTATGACAAGGTCCTAGTTGGCTCAGTGCTGTGCCTTGTTGGGGTTCTGACGTATGTGTTCCATCACCATGATGGTGACGAGCATTCTCTCCATGCACACGTGCACAGGAAACTTGTGGGTCCTTAG